One genomic region from Populus nigra chromosome 8, ddPopNigr1.1, whole genome shotgun sequence encodes:
- the LOC133702016 gene encoding acetylajmalan esterase-like — MAATKVVLSHVPIVLSCIVALLLSQVSALDGFESQELKICGFDAIYNIGDSLSNTGNKIRINSSIAESRLPDGTAVRSLVPLDYIVKSAGFSSIKAYLNTNETDSHNGVNFAFSGASTLPAKVLVPKLKVDAGVIVNTLGTQLQWFDRYLKGFCRKPKDCKEKLKSSLFIMGEIGANDYNMAFHFASKTIEEVKRMGLVFDNVKSIKKAIEKVIHYGVTRVLVPGIYRVGCTPGYVRKFAESNTLDKYGCVKEYNDFFNYHNDLLQANLEKLRKKYPGVSIVYGDYYNAMQFVMDNYKKFGFEYITQGCYIDQGKPPCSDPQKHMFWDQYHSTQNSNKYMANWIIQDIVSKFGCKCDR; from the exons ATGGCTGCCACCAAAGTTGTTCTATCTCATGTTCCTATTGTTCTAAGCTGCATTGTAGCTCTTCTTTTGTCCCAAGTGAGCGCACTTGATGGATTTGAATCACAAGAACTTAAGATTTGCGGGTTTGATGCGATATATAATATCGGTGATTCATTATCAAACACAGGAAACAaaatcagaataaattctaGTATAGCGGAAAGTCGCCTTCCTGACGGCACAGCTGTTAGATCCTTGGTACCGCTTGACTACATTG TGAAGTCGGCCGGTTTTTCATCCATCAAAGCTTATTTGAATACAAATGAAACGGACTCTCACAATGGAGTGAATTTTGCATTTTCTGGTGCTTCAACTTTACCAGCGAAAGTTCTTGTGCCTAAATTGAAGGTGGATGCTGGAGTTATTGTTAATACTCTCGGCACACAACTTCAATGGTTTGACAGATACTTAAAAGGATTCTGTCGAAAACCTAAAG ATTGTAAGGAAAAACTCAAGTCATCTCTCTTTATAATGGGAGAGATTGGAGCAAATGACTATAACATGGCATTTCACTTTGCCAGTAAAACAATTGAGGAGGTGAAAAGGATGGGCCTTGTATTTGACAACGTAAAAAGCATCAAGAAAGCCATTGAA AAAGTCATTCATTATGGTGTCACTCGAGTTCTTGTCCCTGGAATCTACCGAGTAGGTTGTACACCAGGCTATGTTAGGAAGTTCGCAGAATCTAACACACTAGACAAATATGGTTGTGTAAAGGAGTACAATGATTTTTTCAACTATCACAATGATCTTCTGCAAGCAAATCTTGAGAAATTGAGAAAGAAATACCCTGGAGTGTCTATAGTATATGGTGATTATTATAATGCAATGCAGTTTGTTATGGACAATTACAAGAAATTTG GATTTGAATATATAACTCAAGGTTGCTACATTGATCAAGGTAAGCCACCTTGTTCAGACCCTCAAAAGCATATGTTCTGGGATCAATATCATTCGACCCAAAACTCAAATAAGTATATGGCAAATTGGATTATTCAAGACATCGTCTCGAAGTTTGGGTGCAAGTGTGATCGATGA
- the LOC133700666 gene encoding cytokinin dehydrogenase 6-like, protein MLFIRSFMILFLCCMTLRINLCFSSNPSSLRTLSVDGHFSFDEVHHAAKDFGNRFQLLPLAVLYPKSVSDIATTIRHIWQMGPNSELTVAARGHSHSLQGQAQAHQGVVINMESLQGPKMHVYTGNNPYVDASAGELWIDILRECLEYGLAPKSWTDYLHLTVGGTLSNAGVSGQAFRHGPQISNVHQMEVVTGKGEVLNCSEKQNSDLFHSVLGGLGQFGIITRARISLEPAPDMVKWIRVLYSDFTTFATDQERLIGAENTFDYIEGFVIINRTGLLNNWRSSFNPQDPVQASQFHSDGRTLYCLELAKYFNRDRADALNEEVGNLLSQLRYITSTLFQTEVPYIEFLDRVHVSEVKLRSKGLWEVPHPWLNLLIPKSKINDFADEVFGNILTDTSNGPVLIYPVNKSKWDNRTSAVIPEENIFYLVAFLTSAVPSSTGTDGLEHILTQNKRILEFCEIARLGMKQYLPHYTTHEEWKAHFGPQWEVFSQRKSTYDPLAILAPGQRIFQKAISFS, encoded by the exons ATGCTTTTCATAAGAAGCTTCATGATTTTGTTCCTGTGCTGCATGACCCTAAGAATTAACCTTTGTTTTTCCAGCAACCCTTCTTCATTGAGAACCCTATCCGTTGATGGTCATTTCAGCTTTGATGAAGTTCACCATGCAGCCAAAGACTTCGGCAATAGGTTTCAGCTACTCCCTTTGGCAGTACTATATCCAAAGTCGGTTTCTGATATTGCCACTACAATAAGGCATATCTGGCAGATGGGTCCGAATTCAGAGCTCACAGTTGCAGCTAGAGGTCACAGCCACTCACTCCAGGGTCAGGCACAAGCCCACCAAGGAGTTGTAATCAACATGGAATCACTCCAAGGCCCTAAAATGCATGTCTACACTGGAAACAATCCATATGTGGATGCCTCTGCCGGTGAGTTATGGATAGATATCCTGCGTGAATGCCTGGAGTATGGGTTAGCACCAAAATCATGGACAGACTACTTACATTTAACTGTTGGTGGTACTTTGTCTAATGCTGGGGTTAGTGGGCAGGCATTTCGGCATGGCCCTCAGATCAGTAATGTCCACCAGATGGAAGTTGTTACAG GAAAAGGGGAAGTACTAAATTGCTCGGAGAAGCAAAATAGCGACCTATTTCACAGTGTTCTTGGAGGACTTGGTCAGTTTGGCATCATAACTCGGGCAAGAATATCCTTGGAACCAGCACCTGATATG GTGAAATGGATTAGAGTTCTCTACTCGGATTTTACAACATTTGCCACAGACCAAGAGCGTTTGATAGGTGCAGAAAACACGTTCGACTACATTGAAGGATTTGTGATAATTAACAGGACTGGCCTCCTGAATAACTGGAGGTCATCTTTCAATCCCCAAGACCCAGTTCAAGCTAGCCAGTTTCATTCGGATGGAAGAACTCTATACTGCTTAGAATTGGCCAAATACTTCAACCGAGACAGGGCAGATGCACTAAATGAG GAAGTCGGGAATTTGTTGTCTCAACTAAGATACATCACATCAACACTGTTCCAAACAGAAGTTCCATACATAGAATTCTTGGATAGAGTTCATGTGTCTGAGGTCAAACTACGGTCCAAGGGCTTGTGGGAAGTTCCACATCCATGGCTCAATCTTCTTATACCCAAAAGCAAAATAAACGATTTTGCTGACGAAGTCTTTGGCAATATCCTCACAGACACCAGCAACGGTCCAGTCCTTATCTACCCAGTTAACAAATCAAA ATGGGACAACAGAACTTCTGCTGTTATTCcagaggaaaatattttctacttGGTGGCTTTCCTTACCTCTGCAGTGCCCTCGTCCACAGGAACTGATGGCTTAGAACATATCTTAACTCAGAATAAAAGAATTCTAGAATTTTGTGAAATAGCCCGCCTTGGGATGAAGCAATATCTGCCCCACTACACTACACATGAAGAATGGAAAGCCCACTTTGGCCCACAATGGGAAGTTTTTTCCCAAAGAAAATCTACTTATGACCCCCTGGCAATACTTGCCCCTGGCCAGAGAATATTTCAAAAGGCAATATCTTTCTCATAA